A single genomic interval of Syntrophus gentianae harbors:
- a CDS encoding GEGP motif-containing diheme protein yields MKKKRWNLFVLSAVLIVVSFTLFTGIQIYAAYNHEGDKDSANFREAYPNQVGAKLDSCTLCHRGGSYKSGKKTVTLGSCQWCHYKTSYGAESSEANLLETLNSYGLAYKNKWPTGGRTAAALLAIAGDDSDNDGYSNEQEINAGAYPGDATDDPSKIPAPSRVLSLPELEKMAQHTQFLLMNASKSDDSYTEYKGIALEALIRTIMLDSATGITVYAPDGFATYHPFDPSTDSNTYHVLGIYPQGTFYYDKQADMATNPSTGWCNYSSPSAAGRENGEAISNPDDLKMMLAFKRDGEYLTTGELNLSNKLDGEGPYRVVPPQKTPGPPDQRSTAVNATARDAWIWPYNENNAINDHNAGFSSRTVTMIKVEPLPPGTTDIDTLEAGWPYVDGKKVIVYGAIDPRPLNRLYTNLDLLINTIKAKKATAFKNKSSQLALVNKLQAIKKQVAKKAYSGALTALKQDVVEKMDGYLSGGVDANDWVTDLKVQKQLCGNIQNIWIALVILGG; encoded by the coding sequence ATGAAGAAAAAGAGATGGAATCTATTCGTTCTGTCTGCCGTTCTGATCGTAGTTTCTTTTACATTATTTACCGGAATTCAGATTTATGCAGCCTACAATCACGAAGGCGACAAAGACTCGGCTAACTTCCGCGAGGCCTATCCCAACCAGGTCGGCGCCAAACTTGACAGCTGCACGCTCTGCCATCGCGGCGGCTCTTATAAGTCAGGGAAAAAGACCGTGACGCTCGGAAGTTGTCAGTGGTGTCACTACAAAACCAGTTATGGAGCCGAAAGCAGCGAGGCCAACCTCCTGGAAACCCTGAATTCCTATGGCCTGGCCTATAAGAATAAATGGCCCACCGGAGGAAGAACGGCCGCCGCATTGCTGGCCATTGCCGGTGATGATTCCGATAACGACGGCTACAGCAATGAACAGGAAATCAACGCCGGAGCATACCCCGGCGACGCGACCGACGATCCGTCAAAGATACCGGCCCCCTCCCGCGTCCTATCGCTCCCGGAACTCGAAAAGATGGCCCAGCACACCCAGTTTTTGCTGATGAATGCCAGCAAATCGGATGACAGCTACACGGAATACAAGGGGATCGCCCTTGAAGCCCTGATCAGGACGATCATGCTTGACTCGGCGACCGGCATCACCGTCTATGCCCCGGATGGATTTGCGACCTATCACCCCTTTGATCCCAGTACCGACAGCAACACGTATCATGTATTGGGTATCTATCCCCAGGGCACTTTTTATTATGATAAACAGGCAGACATGGCAACCAACCCGTCCACCGGCTGGTGCAATTACAGTTCTCCCTCAGCAGCGGGCCGGGAAAACGGCGAAGCGATCTCCAATCCCGACGATTTGAAGATGATGCTGGCTTTCAAAAGGGATGGAGAGTACCTGACGACAGGCGAGTTGAATTTATCGAACAAGCTCGATGGAGAAGGTCCCTATCGAGTCGTGCCCCCTCAGAAAACCCCCGGTCCCCCGGATCAGCGTTCGACAGCAGTCAATGCAACCGCCAGGGATGCCTGGATATGGCCCTATAATGAAAACAATGCCATCAATGACCACAACGCAGGCTTTTCATCGCGTACGGTAACGATGATCAAGGTGGAGCCGCTGCCTCCGGGAACAACGGATATCGACACGCTGGAAGCCGGATGGCCATACGTTGACGGAAAGAAGGTCATCGTTTACGGCGCCATTGATCCCCGTCCTTTGAATCGCTTATATACAAACCTGGACCTCCTGATCAATACGATCAAAGCCAAAAAGGCTACGGCTTTTAAGAACAAATCATCCCAACTGGCATTGGTCAACAAACTCCAGGCAATCAAGAAACAGGTGGCAAAAAAAGCCTATTCCGGTGCGTTGACAGCCCTCAAACAAGATGTGGTGGAAAAGATGGATGGATACCTGTCCGGTGGGGTCGATGCGAATGACTGGGTCACTGACCTGAAGGTTCAGAAGCAACTCTGCGGGAATATTCAAAATATCTGGATCGCCCTGGTCATTCTCGGCGGTTAG
- the ftcD gene encoding glutamate formimidoyltransferase, with translation MKILECVPNFSEGRNRDIVEDIISALTEVPGIRLLDHSMDPDHHRSVVTFVGFPEEVVAGALAACNRAAELIDMRKHEGGVHPRIGAVDVVPFIPLADAEMSEAVGAAHRFGAMFGVRNRIPVYFYGASALSPDRRELPDIRRGGYESLEERLKDPKWRPDAGPALFNAQSGATAVGARIPLVAFNVVLNCSDLKRAEDVARSIRQSSGGLRHVKAIGVHLKSRGLVQVSMNLTDYRETSMRRVFDEIQARAGLLGIEILESELIGLIPQAALDGRSPEYFKLKDFSDRRILENCL, from the coding sequence ATGAAAATTCTTGAATGTGTGCCGAATTTCAGTGAAGGAAGAAACCGCGATATCGTTGAGGACATCATTTCTGCCCTGACGGAAGTCCCAGGCATCCGGTTGCTGGATCACAGCATGGACCCCGATCACCACCGCAGTGTCGTCACCTTTGTCGGATTCCCGGAAGAGGTGGTTGCCGGTGCACTGGCAGCCTGCAACCGGGCTGCCGAGCTGATCGACATGAGAAAGCACGAGGGAGGCGTTCATCCCCGGATCGGAGCTGTGGACGTGGTCCCCTTTATTCCCCTTGCCGATGCCGAAATGAGCGAAGCCGTGGGTGCGGCGCACCGGTTTGGAGCGATGTTCGGAGTGCGGAACCGGATTCCGGTATACTTTTACGGGGCGTCCGCCTTGAGCCCTGACCGGAGGGAACTCCCGGATATACGAAGGGGCGGTTACGAGAGTCTTGAAGAACGGCTCAAAGATCCAAAATGGAGGCCCGATGCGGGTCCCGCTCTTTTTAATGCCCAGAGCGGCGCCACAGCCGTGGGAGCAAGGATTCCTCTGGTAGCCTTCAATGTCGTGCTGAACTGCAGCGATCTGAAACGGGCTGAGGATGTCGCCCGCAGCATCCGGCAGTCGAGCGGGGGACTCCGGCATGTGAAGGCCATCGGTGTTCATCTGAAAAGCCGAGGCCTCGTCCAGGTTTCGATGAACCTGACCGATTATCGAGAAACCTCGATGCGCCGGGTGTTCGATGAGATTCAGGCGAGGGCTGGACTTCTGGGAATTGAAATTCTGGAATCGGAGCTGATCGGCTTGATTCCTCAGGCGGCCCTGGACGGCCGCTCCCCCGAGTACTTCAAACTGAAGGATTTTTCCGACAGGCGCATTCTTGAAAATTGCCTCTGA
- a CDS encoding FG-GAP repeat protein, translating to MNIIKYIQTIAILILLSFVLPGTSGVAVAKQPQTEKVRLTANDPAAGAEFGRSVAIEGDLVAVGAGAAVAGSTDKAGAVYLFKRHGHRYVREAKLVAPDASSDAEFGRSVAIQGDRVIVGARFAEVENFTKAGAAYVFRKHKGSWRYEAKITSPTPADEDNFGRALAIQGNLLVVTARKENLNADDVGAAYIFLHKGNQWIFSEKLTAGDPLPGAYFGQSVAMQGNLLAIGARNADSAGAVYLFHRTGKGWKEFAKVNPPDGIEDDQFGFSVALVGNVLTVGARRANPDGVEDAGAAYVYAIHRDSVDLMARLTASDSAAGDQFGQSVAMAGGVIAVGANRAKIGANKKQGAVYLFSREDHSWIEGKKVTADDGLAGDEFGYSLSAFGNEFVTGAHFADSTAGAAYVIPLRH from the coding sequence ATGAATATTATCAAGTATATACAAACTATTGCCATATTGATTCTGTTGTCCTTCGTTTTACCCGGCACGAGTGGCGTTGCTGTAGCGAAGCAGCCTCAAACCGAGAAAGTGCGGTTGACTGCCAATGACCCGGCTGCCGGTGCGGAATTCGGCCGGTCCGTCGCAATAGAGGGCGATCTCGTTGCTGTCGGGGCAGGCGCGGCTGTTGCCGGCTCGACAGACAAGGCAGGGGCCGTTTATCTCTTCAAGCGTCATGGTCACCGCTATGTCCGGGAGGCGAAACTGGTTGCCCCCGATGCGAGCAGCGATGCAGAATTCGGCCGGTCCGTCGCCATTCAGGGCGATCGGGTCATCGTAGGCGCCCGCTTCGCGGAAGTCGAAAACTTTACAAAAGCCGGAGCGGCCTATGTTTTTCGAAAGCACAAGGGTTCCTGGCGCTACGAAGCCAAGATCACCTCTCCGACACCCGCCGATGAGGATAACTTCGGCCGCGCCCTGGCCATTCAGGGAAACCTTTTGGTTGTCACGGCCCGAAAAGAGAACCTCAATGCCGATGATGTGGGAGCCGCCTATATCTTTCTCCATAAGGGTAACCAATGGATTTTTTCGGAAAAACTGACGGCAGGCGATCCTTTACCGGGAGCCTATTTCGGCCAATCGGTGGCGATGCAGGGGAACCTCCTTGCCATCGGGGCGCGCAATGCCGACAGTGCCGGCGCAGTGTACCTCTTCCACCGGACCGGGAAAGGTTGGAAGGAATTCGCAAAGGTCAATCCACCGGACGGCATAGAAGATGACCAGTTTGGCTTTTCGGTCGCCCTGGTTGGAAACGTTTTGACGGTCGGTGCTCGAAGAGCCAATCCCGACGGAGTGGAAGACGCAGGGGCCGCTTATGTCTATGCCATTCATCGTGACTCCGTTGACCTGATGGCCAGGCTGACCGCCAGTGACTCAGCGGCAGGGGATCAGTTTGGACAATCCGTCGCCATGGCTGGAGGTGTCATCGCCGTAGGCGCCAACCGGGCGAAAATTGGCGCGAATAAAAAGCAGGGCGCTGTTTATCTCTTCTCTCGAGAGGACCATTCATGGATTGAAGGGAAGAAGGTAACGGCTGACGACGGCCTGGCGGGTGATGAATTCGGATATTCTCTATCGGCTTTCGGGAACGAGTTCGTTACGGGCGCCCACTTTGCAGATTCGACCGCAGGAGCGGCTTATGTGATTCCCTTGAGGCATTAG